A region from the Lentisphaera profundi genome encodes:
- a CDS encoding arylesterase — protein sequence MIKKIIPHLTLFFAFALSALSSEQRIICLGDSLTAGYGVQESEAWPALLQKQLNKEHTDSKVINAGTSGATSAGGLRKLPWLFKKKVDVLIIALGANDGLRGLSTEVLEENLQKIITSAKKKNPSIRIILAGMKMPPNMGKEYTSKFEALYPRLAKKNDIELLPFMLEGVAGHPKMNLADGIHPNSEGHKIISNLIWKVLIKKDL from the coding sequence ATGATTAAAAAAATTATTCCTCACCTAACTTTATTTTTTGCTTTTGCTCTTTCAGCTCTAAGCTCTGAGCAGCGCATTATCTGCTTAGGCGATAGCCTCACTGCAGGCTATGGCGTCCAAGAAAGTGAGGCTTGGCCCGCTCTTCTACAAAAGCAACTCAACAAAGAACATACTGACTCCAAGGTGATCAATGCTGGCACGAGTGGTGCAACTTCTGCTGGTGGCCTACGCAAGCTTCCCTGGCTCTTTAAAAAGAAGGTAGATGTACTCATTATTGCCCTAGGTGCAAACGATGGCCTTCGTGGCCTCAGCACTGAAGTACTGGAAGAAAATCTACAAAAAATCATTACTTCCGCTAAAAAGAAAAACCCTTCCATTCGCATCATTCTAGCGGGCATGAAAATGCCCCCCAACATGGGCAAAGAATACACCAGTAAATTTGAAGCCCTTTACCCTCGCTTAGCAAAAAAGAATGATATTGAATTACTCCCCTTCATGCTCGAAGGCGTTGCGGGTCACCCGAAAATGAATTTAGCCGATGGCATTCATCCCAATTCCGAGGGACATAAAATTATCTCCAATTTAATATGGAAAGTGCTCATCAAGAAAGATTTATAA
- a CDS encoding response regulator gives MSYGVTSNRVKTIVLIDDDRLITVLVKAFLVHTDINLITFNCPELGLKYVLENEVDMCITDLMMPKIDGFDICDQILEKKPLVKLAVLSFKKMSINEMHYLLANGICYFNKPVAPKFFRQHLDAFLFSKSDCLIPNQVTAAH, from the coding sequence ATGAGTTACGGCGTTACGTCTAATAGAGTAAAAACAATTGTTTTAATTGATGATGACCGTTTAATTACAGTCTTGGTTAAGGCATTTTTAGTACATACAGATATAAATTTAATTACGTTTAATTGTCCGGAATTGGGACTTAAGTACGTTTTAGAAAATGAAGTTGATATGTGTATTACAGATTTAATGATGCCTAAAATTGATGGCTTCGATATTTGTGATCAAATTTTAGAAAAAAAGCCCCTGGTAAAACTTGCGGTATTATCATTCAAAAAAATGTCGATAAATGAGATGCACTATTTACTTGCGAATGGGATTTGTTATTTCAATAAACCAGTAGCGCCCAAATTTTTTCGTCAACATTTGGATGCGTTTTTATTTTCCAAGAGTGATTGTCTAATACCTAATCAGGTAACAGCGGCTCATTAA
- a CDS encoding polysaccharide deacetylase family protein produces the protein MICRLLIYFLGLISYGQMLPLADASWEKNEYISLCYHDVPLRVDGDPYAVDLESLVDQIEYLLRHEYNFISFQDVIDANKGLKNLPSKAVLMTFDDGYESFHDNILPILELYRVPAVFAIVSSWIQQAPKAPRGKEKLYPKIISLEKLKRVAKSPLVEISCHSHNMHKAVQLNRYKNTAASLPTRQYLGLEDRFETFDEYHRRLKNDLQENIDFIERELGLKPRIMVWPYGKYNRLAVETAKELGLAYHYTLNKGENLSNQPDHTKRKLIVNNPNGAGFALLMQTKFYMDYRKTFYFSNFNKNDLAWRKLHLDSFVESMFKLKPSYVVLDYVPGDLQFLSHSCRALNMRNMSVLISLSKNDRAKISDLAQLLDLDGLVFKDYLPLPEEVLAFKYYRPKGIVIGAGGDCDYQLCYDESELDQKSELLKKKIFFSDNESRLLKSLSLGVKYIASDKEYKCLSNKVFPMKGYFKK, from the coding sequence TTGATCTGTCGCTTACTAATCTACTTCCTCGGCTTAATTAGCTACGGACAGATGCTTCCCTTAGCCGATGCAAGTTGGGAAAAAAATGAGTATATTTCTCTTTGTTATCATGATGTTCCCTTAAGAGTTGACGGAGATCCTTATGCGGTCGATTTGGAAAGTCTAGTAGATCAAATTGAGTATTTGCTCCGACATGAATATAACTTTATAAGTTTTCAGGATGTAATTGATGCTAATAAGGGATTAAAAAATCTTCCGTCAAAGGCCGTACTGATGACATTTGATGATGGTTATGAGAGTTTTCACGATAATATTCTTCCCATTTTAGAGCTTTATCGAGTCCCTGCAGTTTTTGCCATTGTAAGTAGTTGGATACAGCAAGCACCTAAAGCACCCCGAGGTAAAGAAAAACTTTATCCTAAAATTATTAGTCTAGAAAAATTAAAACGAGTCGCAAAATCCCCTTTAGTAGAAATCTCTTGCCATAGTCATAATATGCATAAAGCGGTACAATTGAACCGCTATAAAAATACCGCTGCATCCCTACCTACTAGACAATATTTAGGCTTAGAAGATCGCTTTGAAACTTTTGATGAATACCACCGAAGATTAAAAAATGACTTACAAGAAAACATAGATTTTATTGAAAGGGAACTAGGGCTTAAACCGAGGATTATGGTGTGGCCTTATGGCAAATATAATCGACTTGCAGTTGAAACAGCGAAGGAACTTGGTTTAGCCTATCATTATACTCTAAATAAAGGCGAGAATTTATCGAATCAGCCTGATCATACCAAGCGAAAACTTATCGTGAATAACCCCAACGGAGCAGGATTTGCACTGTTAATGCAAACTAAATTCTATATGGATTATCGCAAAACTTTCTATTTTTCTAACTTCAATAAAAATGACTTAGCATGGAGAAAGTTGCACTTGGATTCTTTTGTAGAATCAATGTTTAAATTAAAGCCTAGCTATGTAGTTTTGGACTACGTGCCCGGAGATTTACAATTTTTAAGTCATAGCTGTAGAGCGTTAAATATGAGAAATATGAGTGTATTGATTTCTCTTTCCAAAAATGATCGAGCAAAAATAAGTGACCTAGCACAATTGCTTGATTTAGACGGCTTAGTCTTCAAAGATTATCTTCCTCTACCAGAAGAGGTTTTAGCATTTAAATATTATCGACCGAAAGGGATTGTTATTGGTGCCGGAGGGGATTGTGACTACCAACTCTGTTATGATGAAAGTGAACTAGATCAAAAAAGTGAGCTCTTGAAGAAAAAAATATTTTTTAGCGATAATGAATCAAGGCTTCTTAAGAGCTTGAGTTTAGGAGTGAAATATATAGCATCGGACAAGGAATATAAATGCTTGTCTAATAAGGTTTTTCCAATGAAAGGATATTTTAAAAAATGA
- the pgaC gene encoding poly-beta-1,6-N-acetyl-D-glucosamine synthase, with product MMEYISIFVFVYPMMMAIVWIFGSLIFRFFVKEEIMFPPFAKGAIPGLSILVPCHNEEDCIEETVLRLMVLELEQYEVILINDCSQDSTLDKMIELQQKFPESNIRIVNLKTNQGKGAGMTIAAKVARYEYLLGIDADAVLDKWAPQYLLWHLVRHPDLGAVTGNPKVRNRISILAKIQVGEFSSIIGMIKRTQRLFGVVYTVSGVVALFRKRAVVDVGMWSNDMVTEDIDITWKLQLKGWGVQFEPRALCWILVPETLKGIWSQRLRWSQGGNEVLLKYWKDIFSFRSYKMWILYLEYSCSVFWCYAFLFTIIITICEGSASTLFKPELLGLLSLICLVQFSTGLILDNRYEKSQYKNIPWLVLYPLAYWIVNMSVTVVSFPKALLKPKGKVATWKSPDRGIRNE from the coding sequence ATGATGGAGTATATCTCTATATTTGTGTTTGTGTATCCCATGATGATGGCGATTGTGTGGATCTTTGGGAGTTTGATTTTTAGGTTTTTTGTAAAAGAAGAAATAATGTTTCCCCCTTTTGCCAAGGGAGCTATTCCTGGTTTGTCTATACTTGTACCATGCCACAATGAAGAAGATTGCATAGAAGAGACGGTTTTAAGGTTAATGGTTTTAGAGCTAGAGCAGTATGAAGTTATTCTCATTAATGACTGTAGCCAAGATAGTACACTAGATAAAATGATTGAACTTCAACAAAAATTTCCCGAAAGTAATATTAGAATTGTCAATTTAAAAACTAACCAAGGCAAGGGTGCGGGTATGACTATAGCCGCTAAAGTAGCCAGATATGAATACCTCTTGGGAATTGATGCCGATGCGGTTCTAGATAAATGGGCGCCGCAATACTTATTGTGGCATTTAGTGAGACATCCAGATTTAGGGGCAGTAACTGGTAATCCAAAAGTTCGAAATAGAATTTCGATTTTGGCGAAAATACAAGTGGGTGAATTTTCCAGTATTATTGGAATGATAAAGAGAACTCAAAGACTTTTTGGAGTCGTCTATACGGTATCTGGCGTAGTGGCATTATTTAGGAAACGAGCTGTAGTGGACGTAGGTATGTGGTCAAATGACATGGTAACTGAAGATATTGATATAACGTGGAAATTACAATTAAAAGGTTGGGGCGTTCAGTTTGAACCGAGGGCGCTATGCTGGATATTAGTCCCTGAAACCCTTAAGGGGATTTGGAGCCAGCGTTTGCGCTGGTCACAGGGGGGCAATGAAGTTTTATTAAAATATTGGAAGGATATTTTTTCATTCAGATCGTACAAAATGTGGATTTTGTATTTGGAGTATAGCTGCTCAGTATTTTGGTGTTATGCATTTTTATTTACGATTATAATCACCATATGTGAAGGATCAGCGAGCACTCTATTTAAGCCAGAATTACTAGGGCTTTTGTCTTTAATTTGCTTAGTACAATTTAGTACGGGTTTAATCTTGGATAACCGCTATGAAAAATCACAGTATAAAAATATTCCTTGGTTAGTACTCTATCCCTTAGCTTACTGGATAGTTAACATGTCTGTTACCGTTGTTAGCTTTCCGAAAGCGCTATTAAAACCAAAGGGAAAAGTCGCGACTTGGAAAAGTCCTGATAGAGGAATCCGTAATGAATAG
- a CDS encoding GDSL-type esterase/lipase family protein: MKYFLFIVAFALSAIASEQRIICLGDSLTASYGVQEDEAWPALLQKQLNKEHTNYKVINAGTSGATSAGGLRKLP; the protein is encoded by the coding sequence ATGAAATACTTTTTATTTATTGTCGCTTTTGCGCTTAGCGCAATAGCTTCTGAGCAGCGCATTATCTGCTTAGGTGATAGTCTCACGGCAAGCTATGGCGTGCAAGAAGATGAGGCTTGGCCGGCACTTCTACAAAAGCAACTCAACAAAGAACATACTAATTATAAAGTGATCAATGCTGGCACCAGTGGTGCAACTTCTGCTGGTGGGCTACGCAAGCTTCCCTAG
- a CDS encoding sulfatase-like hydrolase/transferase — MNRLFLTLITFCLFSFAENAKPNVIFILADDMGFGGIHANGTKYLETPHLDNLVAGGMNFTKGISNYPTCKPSRAAIISGLYGSRTHVFRVSNKHKGSEELIRWKVPECLELKAETFNLGRAMKNAGYATASYGKWHVSNQNKSESHPMAFGFDDAIVSSGAHYKFTAIPPVDCPDDVSSTEFFTDKAIEFMDKSVKEEKSFFLFLPFFLVHGPMDCRADYIAHFKEKLKDIPQEKKDGKELHVIAAMTKLLDDCVGKLNNKVKELGIEDNTLIIFTSDNGSYHANLNGGLREKKGQVYEGGMRVPYIFKWPSKIKAGSVSNERICGLDILPTLCELSKSEAPKLDGVSLLPLLSGITQELDPRNIFCFYPKYARFNKKTKTWGDSWRNVIYSGDYKLIDFSEYDRVELFDLHNDEKETKDISPVQPEKAQELKKTLALWLKDTKAPKLTPNKGFSLK; from the coding sequence ATGAACAGACTTTTTCTCACACTCATCACTTTTTGCCTCTTTTCTTTTGCGGAAAACGCAAAACCCAATGTGATTTTCATTCTTGCCGATGACATGGGCTTTGGCGGCATTCACGCTAATGGCACCAAATATCTCGAAACCCCTCACCTTGATAACTTAGTTGCTGGGGGAATGAATTTCACCAAGGGCATCTCTAACTACCCTACTTGTAAGCCTAGCCGTGCTGCGATTATTAGCGGTCTCTATGGTTCACGTACCCATGTCTTCCGCGTTTCAAATAAACACAAAGGAAGCGAAGAACTCATTCGCTGGAAGGTTCCCGAATGCCTCGAACTCAAAGCAGAAACCTTCAATCTCGGTCGGGCCATGAAAAATGCGGGTTACGCAACGGCTTCCTACGGGAAATGGCATGTTTCCAATCAAAACAAATCCGAATCTCATCCCATGGCTTTTGGCTTTGACGATGCCATTGTCAGCTCAGGGGCTCACTACAAATTCACTGCAATTCCTCCAGTTGATTGTCCCGATGATGTCAGTTCTACCGAGTTTTTCACTGATAAAGCTATTGAGTTTATGGATAAATCAGTAAAAGAAGAAAAGTCCTTTTTTCTTTTCCTTCCTTTCTTTCTCGTTCACGGCCCGATGGATTGTCGTGCTGACTACATAGCTCACTTCAAAGAGAAACTCAAAGATATTCCCCAAGAGAAAAAAGACGGTAAAGAACTACATGTGATTGCCGCTATGACCAAGCTTCTTGATGATTGTGTCGGCAAGCTCAACAACAAAGTCAAAGAGCTTGGTATCGAAGATAATACTCTCATCATTTTCACTTCCGACAATGGTTCCTATCATGCTAATCTTAATGGCGGTCTACGTGAAAAGAAAGGTCAGGTCTATGAAGGTGGAATGCGCGTCCCTTATATCTTTAAATGGCCAAGTAAAATCAAAGCCGGCTCCGTTTCTAATGAACGTATCTGCGGCTTAGATATTCTTCCCACTCTTTGCGAACTTAGCAAAAGTGAAGCGCCCAAACTCGATGGCGTCTCTCTACTGCCCCTTCTTAGCGGCATAACTCAAGAACTCGATCCACGTAATATCTTTTGTTTTTATCCGAAATACGCACGCTTTAACAAGAAGACAAAAACTTGGGGCGATTCATGGCGCAATGTGATTTACTCAGGCGACTATAAGCTCATAGACTTCTCTGAATACGACAGAGTCGAACTCTTTGATCTTCACAATGACGAGAAAGAAACCAAGGACATAAGCCCTGTTCAGCCAGAAAAAGCACAAGAATTGAAAAAAACTCTAGCGCTTTGGTTAAAGGATACCAAGGCACCAAAACTCACTCCTAATAAAGGATTTTCACTCAAATGA
- a CDS encoding type II secretion system protein: MKKHLFSLIELLVVVAIIGILASLLLPTLKSARETAKQAQCMSGIRNLNTAMTMFRDDYDGYIAHTWFNDNRFQNTDWNIGVDQYFGGSAPIESYGQAQFGNKGASPGWWACPTTIENTGNYYTVDYGISAGGPDRSWMGYKATVVSKPSDEILLSDVFHMNGRITEGRSLLRTGHSYDLQTSGASGNDFKHGRTSSNYAFIDGHVESIKWLPEGAFVGQFMQSLYALPTNNLGSGNHGSPTYTP, translated from the coding sequence ATGAAAAAACATTTATTCAGTCTGATCGAACTACTGGTAGTGGTCGCCATCATCGGTATCCTTGCTTCTTTACTTTTACCTACTCTCAAGTCTGCCCGTGAAACTGCCAAGCAAGCCCAATGCATGAGTGGCATCCGCAATTTAAACACAGCCATGACGATGTTTAGAGATGATTATGACGGCTACATAGCTCACACTTGGTTTAACGATAACCGCTTTCAAAATACTGATTGGAATATTGGCGTCGATCAATACTTTGGTGGGAGTGCCCCTATAGAAAGTTATGGCCAAGCTCAGTTTGGTAACAAAGGTGCATCCCCCGGCTGGTGGGCTTGCCCTACCACAATCGAAAATACGGGGAATTATTACACTGTTGATTATGGGATTTCTGCTGGTGGACCTGACCGATCATGGATGGGTTACAAAGCAACTGTAGTGTCTAAGCCTTCTGATGAAATCTTATTATCTGATGTCTTTCACATGAATGGCCGTATAACTGAAGGAAGAAGCCTCTTGCGCACAGGACACAGCTATGATCTACAAACTTCAGGTGCGTCAGGCAATGACTTCAAACATGGTCGTACATCCTCTAACTATGCCTTTATTGATGGTCACGTTGAATCCATCAAATGGCTCCCCGAAGGCGCTTTTGTGGGGCAGTTCATGCAGTCATTGTATGCTCTACCTACAAATAACTTAGGTAGCGGCAACCACGGTAGCCCCACTTATACGCCGTAA
- a CDS encoding sulfatase family protein, whose protein sequence is MKVFLLLLLSSVQLYSANPNIVFILADDMGVGDLSCLNENSKIQTPAIDSLASEGRIFTDAHSGSSVCTPTRYGLLTGRYSWRTQLKERVLNSYSPCLIPKDRDTVASLLKRHDYKTAIIGKWHLGLDWTPKAGKNKISSEEDVDFSKAITHGPLDLGFDYWYGPAASWDMAPYAFIKNRMLDSSKLIPTNPKTEHYPRPQEYLDAQAKGLKGNELNNIMKNYPKAAWRKGLMAEGLKATDAMPMITNAAVDYIKQQNSDQAFFLYMPLTAPHTPVTPSEKWRGKSKAGSYGDFCLEVDWSVGQVIKALKAKGLFENTLVIFTADNGSSLKALPEVQQKQFDHQTSYIYSGYKGRTLEGGHRVPFIASWPKELKAGSSCDSPISLNDLYATCADLLGENINANTAEDSISILPQLKGKETNITERIFVHQSFPGDLAIRIGKWKLSYLNTPNKTALINLADDIKEENNLIKSNPEKAAQLRKIFAKVIREGRVSPGVAQKNDGPSSWEQIKWIEDIKE, encoded by the coding sequence ATGAAAGTCTTTCTCCTCCTACTACTTAGCTCCGTTCAGCTATATTCCGCAAATCCTAACATCGTCTTCATTCTCGCCGATGACATGGGCGTGGGCGACCTCTCTTGCCTCAACGAAAATTCTAAAATCCAGACTCCTGCCATTGATTCTCTAGCGAGCGAAGGCCGCATTTTCACTGATGCTCATTCAGGTTCCTCTGTTTGTACCCCAACTCGCTATGGCTTACTCACTGGCCGCTATTCATGGCGTACTCAACTCAAGGAGCGGGTTCTCAATTCCTACTCTCCCTGCCTTATTCCTAAAGATCGCGATACCGTAGCTTCTTTACTCAAACGTCACGACTATAAAACGGCTATTATTGGTAAATGGCACCTTGGCCTCGACTGGACTCCCAAAGCAGGGAAAAATAAAATATCTTCAGAAGAAGATGTCGACTTTAGCAAAGCCATCACACACGGGCCGCTCGATCTAGGCTTCGATTACTGGTATGGCCCCGCGGCTTCTTGGGATATGGCTCCTTACGCCTTCATCAAAAACCGCATGCTTGATTCATCAAAACTGATCCCAACAAACCCTAAAACTGAGCATTATCCACGTCCTCAAGAATATTTGGATGCACAAGCAAAAGGCCTCAAAGGCAATGAGCTCAATAACATCATGAAAAACTATCCTAAAGCCGCTTGGAGAAAAGGGCTCATGGCAGAAGGCTTAAAAGCCACTGATGCGATGCCGATGATTACCAATGCGGCCGTCGACTACATCAAGCAACAAAACAGTGATCAAGCCTTCTTTCTCTATATGCCTCTCACTGCGCCTCACACACCCGTAACGCCCAGTGAAAAATGGCGAGGTAAAAGTAAGGCAGGATCGTATGGCGATTTTTGTCTCGAAGTAGACTGGAGCGTCGGTCAAGTTATTAAAGCTCTCAAGGCCAAAGGTCTTTTCGAAAATACCTTAGTGATTTTTACCGCCGATAACGGCTCTTCACTGAAGGCTCTCCCAGAAGTTCAACAAAAGCAATTCGATCATCAAACAAGTTACATCTACAGTGGCTACAAAGGTCGCACACTAGAAGGCGGCCACCGCGTCCCTTTCATCGCCTCGTGGCCCAAGGAACTTAAAGCGGGTAGTAGCTGTGATTCCCCTATCTCACTCAATGATCTCTACGCTACCTGCGCCGATTTACTCGGGGAAAATATTAATGCGAACACCGCAGAAGATAGCATCTCAATCCTTCCCCAACTGAAAGGAAAAGAAACGAACATTACAGAACGCATTTTCGTTCACCAAAGCTTCCCAGGCGACCTAGCAATACGTATCGGCAAGTGGAAACTTTCCTACCTCAATACACCCAATAAAACCGCTCTAATTAATCTCGCAGATGATATCAAGGAAGAAAATAACCTCATCAAAAGCAATCCAGAAAAAGCTGCGCAGCTCAGGAAAATATTTGCTAAGGTTATTCGCGAAGGGCGCGTCAGCCCTGGTGTAGCTCAAAAAAATGATGGCCCCTCAAGCTGGGAACAAATTAAATGGATCGAGGACATCAAAGAATGA
- a CDS encoding RNA polymerase sigma factor: MSQFHPTRQTLIAKIRNQHDEGAWDEFVNYYRPYIYTVITRMGLGHDLAEDSVQKVIMTLWKKLPDFEYMPDKCKFRTWMNNVTRKEVLNAFRTAGRYDRRLDKASTMEEWQPNDEMPDIYVIAEDEWKLHVSKLAWENVQNEFSGKAMDCFMLFSQGKNIEEVCEELDLKANSAYVLRSRVSDKLAKEIRRLDQELS, encoded by the coding sequence GTGAGTCAATTTCATCCAACCCGCCAGACTTTGATTGCCAAGATTCGCAACCAGCACGATGAAGGTGCTTGGGATGAATTCGTGAATTATTACCGGCCTTATATCTATACTGTTATTACACGTATGGGTTTGGGACATGATCTTGCTGAAGACTCAGTTCAAAAAGTTATTATGACGCTGTGGAAAAAGCTTCCTGATTTTGAATACATGCCAGATAAATGCAAGTTCCGCACATGGATGAATAATGTGACTCGCAAGGAAGTACTCAATGCTTTTCGTACGGCAGGACGTTATGATCGTCGTTTAGATAAGGCTTCGACTATGGAAGAATGGCAGCCTAATGATGAGATGCCCGATATTTATGTAATTGCCGAGGATGAATGGAAATTGCATGTATCTAAATTGGCTTGGGAAAATGTACAAAATGAATTTTCGGGCAAAGCGATGGACTGTTTTATGCTCTTTAGCCAAGGTAAAAACATTGAAGAAGTTTGTGAAGAATTAGATTTAAAAGCTAATAGTGCCTATGTCTTACGCAGTCGAGTGAGTGATAAATTGGCAAAAGAAATACGTCGTCTTGATCAGGAATTGAGTTGA
- a CDS encoding serine/threonine-protein kinase: MAEGRVPDDFLKSFYEKSILEKPDPLQESELISSLKDIQERYLDKRALGEGGMKLIESFEDQVSGRRVAKARIKNCQSAADIDNFIREARLTAMLEHPNIVPLYDIGLGEDGFPYFTMKQLGGKNLQQILEEYRDKKGRQDFTLNRRLDIFLKICDAVAYAHSMGVVHLDIKPANIQINEYGEVLLCDWGLARDLDRKGACETLELRKEEFDLLPEVPVSIDQRIKGTPGFMAPEQIDSKSFGKRSVHTDVYSLGAVLYSLLVLEAPFAGDSVKDAIIHTLVGKLLPPMELKPDLRVPSALNAVVLKAMSPSKENRYQSADEFANEIRSWLGGFATSAEEAGFVRNMSLVFKRHKTEAFYSLVFLIVAVLIAGIAFQRVNQEKERAQQSEESEKMARQRVEDSEQKLSLTVDDLELERARKEQISLKASNNFYSTAMNSIRNEQYTRAMTMIDDILALNPLNQKALLEKGRLLIGQLRFHEAVITLKKYQKQKAILPLMDFAKKYRLIKPENGLLEIDIFLIFLNDVKEVPIKFNWHIHKMVIKWVTNNYPLEMRIELARRIISADGRHRFIVKNVDQGYTLDISDHEGLQDIAILSNLPLLELDMSKTAVRDLSALRGMQLNVLNLSDTYVSELSSLKKADLEELDLRGSHVTKINDLNLKRLKLIYLNEFIVSLSPLASALALEEIYLPKAYDNEGQLKHIPETVKIIRY, encoded by the coding sequence ATGGCAGAAGGTCGAGTTCCGGATGATTTTCTGAAGAGCTTTTACGAAAAATCGATATTGGAAAAACCAGATCCACTTCAGGAATCTGAATTGATAAGTTCCCTAAAGGATATTCAAGAGCGCTATCTAGATAAGAGAGCGCTCGGAGAGGGAGGAATGAAGCTGATTGAATCTTTTGAGGATCAGGTTTCAGGTAGGCGTGTCGCTAAGGCTCGGATTAAAAATTGCCAATCAGCTGCGGATATTGATAATTTTATACGTGAAGCGCGATTAACAGCCATGTTAGAGCATCCAAATATTGTTCCTCTTTACGACATTGGACTCGGAGAAGATGGCTTTCCCTATTTTACCATGAAGCAATTGGGTGGAAAAAATCTCCAGCAAATCTTAGAAGAATACCGCGATAAAAAAGGGCGGCAAGATTTCACTTTAAATCGTCGTTTAGATATATTTCTGAAGATATGCGATGCGGTGGCATATGCCCATTCAATGGGGGTAGTTCACCTAGATATTAAGCCTGCCAATATTCAGATCAATGAATATGGTGAAGTCTTACTTTGTGACTGGGGCTTAGCTCGTGATCTCGACCGCAAAGGCGCCTGCGAAACTTTAGAACTAAGAAAAGAAGAGTTTGATTTATTACCGGAAGTACCCGTTTCTATAGATCAGCGTATTAAAGGGACGCCAGGTTTTATGGCGCCTGAGCAGATCGATAGTAAAAGCTTTGGCAAACGCTCGGTTCATACAGATGTTTACAGCCTAGGAGCGGTGCTGTACTCTTTACTTGTCTTGGAAGCACCTTTTGCAGGTGATTCGGTTAAAGATGCCATCATTCACACTTTGGTGGGGAAATTACTTCCACCGATGGAATTGAAACCGGATTTACGAGTTCCATCAGCACTCAATGCAGTCGTGCTCAAAGCTATGTCTCCAAGCAAGGAAAACCGTTATCAAAGTGCAGATGAGTTTGCGAACGAAATTCGCTCATGGCTAGGCGGTTTTGCGACCAGTGCAGAAGAAGCGGGCTTCGTACGCAATATGAGTTTGGTTTTTAAACGCCATAAAACGGAAGCTTTTTATAGCTTAGTCTTTCTTATTGTTGCGGTGCTGATCGCAGGTATTGCCTTTCAAAGGGTGAATCAAGAAAAAGAACGAGCACAACAATCGGAAGAATCAGAAAAAATGGCGAGGCAAAGAGTAGAGGATTCCGAACAAAAATTATCACTTACGGTAGATGATTTAGAATTAGAACGAGCGCGCAAAGAACAAATATCTCTGAAGGCATCAAACAATTTTTACTCAACGGCCATGAACTCCATTCGCAATGAACAATACACGCGAGCGATGACAATGATTGATGATATTTTAGCTCTTAATCCACTTAACCAAAAAGCTCTACTGGAGAAAGGTCGCTTGCTTATAGGACAGTTGCGTTTTCATGAAGCCGTAATCACCTTAAAGAAGTATCAGAAGCAAAAGGCGATACTACCTTTGATGGATTTTGCTAAAAAATATCGTCTCATTAAACCTGAAAATGGACTCTTGGAAATCGATATTTTTTTAATATTTTTGAATGATGTCAAGGAAGTGCCGATTAAATTTAATTGGCACATACATAAAATGGTGATTAAGTGGGTGACAAATAACTACCCGCTCGAGATGCGTATAGAATTAGCTCGGCGTATTATATCTGCTGATGGACGTCATAGGTTTATTGTCAAGAATGTAGATCAGGGATATACACTAGATATAAGTGACCATGAAGGGCTTCAGGATATAGCGATACTATCTAATTTACCTCTGCTAGAACTGGATATGAGTAAGACAGCGGTACGCGATTTATCAGCCTTAAGGGGAATGCAACTGAATGTATTAAATTTAAGTGATACGTATGTTTCTGAACTATCTTCTTTGAAAAAAGCTGACTTGGAGGAACTCGATTTACGGGGCTCACATGTGACTAAAATTAATGACTTAAATTTAAAACGTTTAAAGCTCATTTATTTAAACGAATTTATTGTGAGCCTGTCACCTTTGGCCTCCGCGCTAGCACTCGAGGAAATATATTTACCAAAAGCTTATGATAATGAAGGGCAGCTTAAGCATATACCTGAAACGGTAAAAATTATTCGCTACTGA